One genomic window of Candidatus Pseudobacter hemicellulosilyticus includes the following:
- a CDS encoding TraG family conjugative transposon ATPase, which yields MEKWLKDLFPVLDIEHDCIVSKAGDITVAFELELPEIFTLSDDDYESLHQFWVKAIKVLPKHSVLHKQDWYLESTYKVPESTGNESFLAKAANKHFEGRPYLSHSSYLFLTKCAEGRKPSSSMFSNLLRPHVAPEQTLKPAFREAFEGACGQFRQIMTDSGYVKMKRLTADELYSSEHQVGLLERYFFLNGAGKQKIVRDMDFKDGIKIGQNHCHFFSLGNAEDLPALCGSRITYDKYSTDHTKFPLGFVASLGLMLPFNHIYNQYIIVEDAHQTIKRLESKRLRLQSLSAYSRENTISRDATNAFLNEALSQQRLPVKAHFNIMVWSDDKEELKDRKNGVASALAQLDATSKEESWGAPQLFWAGIPGNGGDFPMNDCFDTFAAQASCFLAQETNYRSDPAGTGIRFCDRFGVPVTFDPYDRPRAAGLSSNLGTIVCGTSGGGKSMTVNHILRCLYDQGAHCVTIDIGGSYRGLCELVGGYYYTYEESNPIKFNPFYLSPGDVLDTEKKESLKSLLVALWKQDDEHLFRSEYVALSNALQGYYRKLEADKSLFPCFNTFYDYLQADYKRVLESQRVKDKDFDVDNFLYVLRSYYDGGEFDYLLNAHENLEILHQRFVVIELDNIKDHPVIFSVVALICVELVISKMRKLPGVRKILTIDEAWKAITKSGMAQFIQYAFKTMRKFNGIPNVVTQELDDLISSQIIKDAIINNSDVKIQMDMRKFVNKFDKLQSALGMSDKGKTILLSVNKDNREIFIDVGGQIMKVFKNELCPAEYFAYTTEGKERVKVLEYARRFGSMEKGIEKLVEEVTANRN from the coding sequence ATGGAAAAGTGGTTGAAAGATTTGTTTCCGGTGCTGGATATTGAACACGATTGCATTGTAAGTAAGGCAGGGGATATCACGGTTGCTTTTGAGCTGGAGCTTCCGGAGATTTTCACGCTCAGTGATGACGATTATGAGTCCCTGCATCAGTTCTGGGTAAAAGCCATAAAGGTATTGCCCAAACATAGCGTGTTGCATAAACAGGACTGGTACCTGGAAAGTACGTACAAGGTGCCTGAAAGTACAGGGAATGAAAGCTTTCTGGCAAAAGCGGCGAATAAACATTTCGAGGGGCGCCCATACCTTAGCCATTCCTCATACCTGTTTCTAACAAAATGTGCAGAAGGCCGAAAGCCATCCAGCAGCATGTTTTCCAATTTGCTCAGGCCCCATGTGGCTCCTGAGCAAACGCTTAAACCGGCATTCCGGGAAGCGTTCGAGGGAGCATGCGGTCAGTTCCGCCAGATCATGACCGACAGCGGATACGTGAAGATGAAACGGTTAACTGCCGATGAACTCTACAGCAGCGAACATCAGGTGGGGTTGTTGGAACGGTATTTTTTCCTGAATGGGGCCGGCAAGCAGAAAATTGTCCGGGATATGGATTTCAAGGACGGAATCAAGATCGGGCAAAACCACTGCCACTTTTTTTCGCTGGGGAATGCCGAAGACCTACCCGCGCTCTGCGGCAGCCGGATCACGTACGATAAGTATAGCACGGATCACACGAAATTTCCATTGGGGTTTGTCGCTTCCCTTGGACTGATGTTGCCCTTCAACCACATCTACAACCAGTATATCATTGTCGAGGATGCACATCAAACCATCAAACGATTGGAAAGCAAGCGCCTTCGTCTGCAGTCCCTTTCGGCTTACAGCCGGGAGAATACCATCAGCCGGGATGCGACCAATGCTTTCCTTAATGAAGCGCTTTCTCAGCAGCGGCTGCCGGTGAAAGCCCATTTTAACATCATGGTGTGGTCGGATGACAAGGAGGAACTGAAGGATCGAAAAAACGGTGTTGCCTCAGCATTGGCACAACTCGACGCCACCAGCAAAGAAGAATCCTGGGGTGCCCCCCAATTGTTCTGGGCAGGTATTCCGGGCAATGGCGGGGATTTTCCAATGAATGATTGCTTTGACACGTTTGCCGCCCAGGCTTCCTGTTTTTTGGCCCAGGAAACCAATTACCGGAGTGATCCTGCAGGTACGGGCATCCGGTTCTGTGATCGGTTCGGCGTTCCGGTTACGTTCGATCCTTATGATAGGCCACGGGCTGCTGGTCTCAGCTCAAATTTGGGAACCATCGTTTGCGGCACCTCGGGCGGAGGTAAGAGCATGACGGTGAACCATATACTAAGGTGTTTGTATGATCAGGGGGCACATTGTGTCACGATAGACATCGGGGGCAGTTACCGCGGTTTGTGCGAGTTGGTGGGAGGCTATTATTATACCTATGAGGAATCCAACCCGATCAAGTTCAATCCCTTTTACCTATCCCCGGGTGATGTGCTGGACACGGAAAAAAAAGAAAGCCTGAAATCCCTCCTGGTTGCGCTTTGGAAACAGGATGATGAGCATTTGTTCCGCAGTGAGTATGTGGCCTTGTCCAATGCCCTGCAGGGTTATTATCGGAAGCTGGAAGCGGACAAGAGCCTGTTTCCCTGCTTCAATACGTTTTATGATTACCTCCAAGCGGATTATAAGCGGGTGCTGGAATCCCAGCGGGTCAAGGACAAGGACTTTGATGTGGACAACTTCTTGTATGTGCTGAGAAGTTATTATGATGGTGGCGAATTTGACTATCTGCTGAACGCGCACGAAAATCTGGAGATCCTGCACCAGCGGTTTGTGGTCATCGAACTGGACAATATTAAGGATCACCCGGTAATTTTTAGCGTGGTGGCGCTGATTTGTGTAGAGCTTGTCATCTCCAAGATGCGCAAGCTGCCCGGCGTGAGAAAAATATTAACTATCGACGAAGCGTGGAAAGCGATCACAAAGTCCGGCATGGCGCAATTTATCCAATACGCATTTAAGACCATGCGGAAGTTCAACGGGATACCCAATGTGGTCACCCAGGAATTGGACGATTTAATTTCCTCACAAATTATTAAGGATGCAATCATCAACAATTCGGATGTGAAGATCCAGATGGACATGCGCAAGTTTGTCAACAAGTTTGATAAGCTGCAGTCCGCGCTGGGGATGTCCGATAAAGGAAAAACCATACTACTGTCTGTAAACAAGGATAACCGGGAAATATTTATTGACGTGGGCGGGCAGATCATGAAAGTGTTCAAAAACGAACTGTGTCCGGCAGAATATTTCGCCTATACGACCGAAGGTAAGGAGCGGGTGAAAGTTCTGGAATATGCCCGGAGGTTTGGCAGTATGGAGAAAGGTATTGAAAAATTGGTGGAAGAAGTAACCGCAAACAGGAATTAA